The genomic interval GATATTTCTACTGATCATATTGCCGGAGTTAAATTTTTAAAGTATCCCAATGGAAAAACAGCTAAGAAAATAGCAAAAAGTTTTCACATAGTAATTGTATAAGTTCATTTTTTAATTGAAATGTATACAATTACTTGTTGAAAGGATTATTTTATAAAGTCAACAGATCGTTTTCATTTCCGGATTCTATACTATTATTGGAGCTTATTATCTTATAAAGTAATATTTAGTACTAGGAGCCAGATAGTCAAAGCAGAATAGGGAATAGAGATTTAATGATCATGAAAAGCTTCTTTCAGCTCAATATCCTGAACCTGATTAGATAGGCTGTTGTAAATTACTTCTGCATAATATTTATCCAGCCAATACATGTTTACGGTAGTCTCTCCTTCAAACTTGCTATCAACAAACTTTCCATATTCACATACATATTGAGCTTGTTGCTGAAGAGGAAGTTGTCGTAATTGGAGAGGAGAAAGCATAAAAAGATAGGAGTTAAAAGTACATTTAGTAATCAGATCACACCATATTCTAAAACTTAATTGCATTACAGAAGTAATTACAACTTTATTCTTTGCATTAAGGGTTCAAAGAAGTATCTCCAGTATGGCAGGTATTCATAACCGGCAAACAATTTAGCTTTTACCCCGCCAGGTCAGGCTGTATAAATCCGTCCGTCTGTCTTTCAGGTTCTTCACACTTCCATTTATATGCAATTCTTTCAACAGATCCAGGTTCACGTCTGAAATTAGCATCATTTCAGCATTAGGGGTAGCTTCCGAAACAATCGCATTGGTAGGAAAAGGAAAATCAGAAGGAGAAAAAACGGCTGACTGTGCATATTGAATATCCATGTTATTTACTCTCGGAAGATTACCTACACTGCCTGCGATGGCCACATAACACTCATTTTCAACGGCTCTCGCATGCGCGCACAAGCGTACCCGGTTATATCCGTTCTGTGTATCTGTCAGAAACGGAACAAAAAGCAAATCCATTCCCTGAGCGGCAAGCAAGCGGGGAAGCTCAGGAAATTCTACATCATAACAGATCAGAATACCGATTTTGCCACAGTCGGTTTCAAATATTTTCAGCGTATCTCCCCCCACCACACCCCAGTGATAAGATTCATTCGGCGTGATATGTAATTTATACTGACTATCCCAGGTTCCATTGCGGCGGCATAAAAAGGCTACATTGTATAATTTCCCATCCTCATACAAAGGCATACTTCCGGTAATTATATTCACATTATAATTGACCGCAAACTCGCAGAACTTATTTCGTAACTGCTCAGTATAGCCTGCCAGCATCCGGATGGCGGCCGATTCGGTATACTGATTAAATGCAGCCATCAATGGAGCATTAAATAACTCAGGGAACAAGATAAAATCCGATTTGTATCCACTTACGGCATCTACAAAGAACTCTATCTGCTCGATCATGGCCTCTATTCCCTCCACCGTACGCATCTGCCACTGGGCAATACCAATTCTGACCACTGATTTTTTGTCACCAACCTGCTTTTTATTTTCTTCATAATAAATATTATTCCATTCCAGCAAGGTGGCAAAAGCTTTAGAGTCAGAATCGTAAGGCAGGTAATTAGTCAGGATCTTCTTTACATGGAAGTCATTGGCAATCTGAAAGCTGAGAATAGGATCGTATATTTCCCGCAGTTTTACCTTTTCTATATACTCTTTGGGAGTCAGTTTATCGGCATAGGTTATAAAGCCAGGTATGCGGCCACCGGCAATAATAGATCGTAAATTCAGATTCTCGCATAATTCTTTTCTGGCATTATACAGCCTTCTACCTAAGCGCATACCCCGGAAACTGGGATGAATAAATACATCAATGCCATATAATACATCTCCATCAGCATTATGGGTAGTAAATTCATAATTTCCGGTAATCTGTACGTAGGTGTGGGTGTCTCTAAATCTGGAATAGTCAACAATCAATGACAAGGCACAAGCGATTACTTTTCCATTCAGTTCAATGCATAATTGTCCTTCCGGAAAAATTTCGAGCAGTTTGGCAATATGTTTTGGCTGCCATACACCACCCATTCCGGAATAGGCCAGCTCGGCGGCCTCTTTTATATCTGGATAATCTGAAATTTCAAGATTTCTTAATTTGATGGTATACTCAGGGGTAATAATTTTGGTGGTTTCCATAAAGAATAAAAAGCTGGTTGATGTGCCAGCAAGGTAACGGTAATGCAGGGGGCATACGTTCAAATAAGCTTACATAAAGAAAGGAGGGCAGAGAATAACGTCCACAAAATGCCGGTTCAGATCTGTCCCTCTTTGAAATAAAACGATTCAAAAGATTAATCACCTATGTTGATAATCCTTCAACACAATCTTCTTATTTAGCCAACTTAGAATACTTTTTTTGCAGCACAAAAGACCATAGCCACGTAATAGGCCATTTTACAATTTTTTCAGGTCTACTAAGTAAAAAAATATGATAAAAATAAAGTACTCACACTATCAGTTTTACCCTGACCGCATTCAGTCCTTTTTTACCCATTTCTGTTTCAAAGCTTACTTTGTCATTTTCTTTTACCGGATTTATCAGTTCATTTACATGCACAAAAATACTTTCCTGTGTCTGGTGATCTTTAATGAATCCATATCCTTTCGATGTATTAAAGAAAGTGACGGTGCCTTTCCTGATTACATCTGCTGCCGGCGCAGCGGTTTGTCTGGCCACACCAATCTGGATATTTTCTGTCTGAATGAGAGGCTTTTCTTTAGGATCTACAGGGGTGGAAGAAATATTGCCATTTGCATCTACATAGGCCAGCATTTGCTCCAGATTTTTTCCTTTGTCAGAATTAGTTTTACGTTCTAGTTTCTTTTGCTCTTTATCCTGTTTCTTTTTTTGCTTTAGCTTTTCTTTTTCTTTCTTATTAAATCCTTCTTGTGATTTACTCATTTTGTATAGATAAGGTTGTTTAGTTGTTTTGATGATTTGTATCTAATCTAATCAATAGTGGGAAGATACTATAATTTTTCAGTGCTTACAAATTCTGATAAGTCATCCTTGATAAGTAAAGAATTAGAAGATAATTGGATACACATTATAGGCGGTGCCTGGTTTGCCCAACTGTCAAAGTCTGGCTTATAAAAAAGTGGACAAAAAGTTAAGCTGTAAAAAATTTAAATTTTAATGATTCTTCCATTTATGTAGGGTTAAGCACAAAAGCTTACCCGACCGGGGTCTGCTTTGGGCAAGTTGTAAGATAGATC from Rhodocytophaga rosea carries:
- a CDS encoding bifunctional GNAT family N-acetyltransferase/carbon-nitrogen hydrolase family protein, whose amino-acid sequence is METTKIITPEYTIKLRNLEISDYPDIKEAAELAYSGMGGVWQPKHIAKLLEIFPEGQLCIELNGKVIACALSLIVDYSRFRDTHTYVQITGNYEFTTHNADGDVLYGIDVFIHPSFRGMRLGRRLYNARKELCENLNLRSIIAGGRIPGFITYADKLTPKEYIEKVKLREIYDPILSFQIANDFHVKKILTNYLPYDSDSKAFATLLEWNNIYYEENKKQVGDKKSVVRIGIAQWQMRTVEGIEAMIEQIEFFVDAVSGYKSDFILFPELFNAPLMAAFNQYTESAAIRMLAGYTEQLRNKFCEFAVNYNVNIITGSMPLYEDGKLYNVAFLCRRNGTWDSQYKLHITPNESYHWGVVGGDTLKIFETDCGKIGILICYDVEFPELPRLLAAQGMDLLFVPFLTDTQNGYNRVRLCAHARAVENECYVAIAGSVGNLPRVNNMDIQYAQSAVFSPSDFPFPTNAIVSEATPNAEMMLISDVNLDLLKELHINGSVKNLKDRRTDLYSLTWRGKS
- a CDS encoding cold-shock protein, which encodes MSKSQEGFNKKEKEKLKQKKKQDKEQKKLERKTNSDKGKNLEQMLAYVDANGNISSTPVDPKEKPLIQTENIQIGVARQTAAPAADVIRKGTVTFFNTSKGYGFIKDHQTQESIFVHVNELINPVKENDKVSFETEMGKKGLNAVRVKLIV